The following are from one region of the Biomphalaria glabrata chromosome 4, xgBioGlab47.1, whole genome shotgun sequence genome:
- the LOC106052571 gene encoding serine/threonine-protein kinase pim-1-like: protein MFARKPCTSVTNMLTSCANSMSEQHEPQHHSCHQQLLQQQLLQQQQQNFVNNNVNLNQAHQPYNTLIPRVKSFRDKESIDSYYKVLEHLGAGGFGTVYSGIRKRDSLQVAIKVIAKKKVSSWTKLPSGSQVPLELHLLHRVQHVTGVIKLLDTFETPQEFIIVMERPDNVQDLFDYITERGPLSEPEARVFFLQIVQMVQSIEKCGVLHRDIKDENILVDLKTNQLKLIDFGSGTILRETDYDDFDGTRVYSPPEWISNRLYNGRHATVWSLGILLFDLVNGDIPFEQDEQIKAAQLHYKAALTPACKDLIRKCLSIDPHQRPTLDQILSHPWMAKVPAAIPIPENRKRTTASGKVVDVALLSSNESL from the exons ATGTTTGCCAGAAAGCCATGCACCTCTGTCACAAATATGCTGACCTCCTGCGCCAACAGCATGTCAGAGCAACACGAACCTCAGCATCACAGCTGTCACCAACAGCTCCTACAACAGCAGCTGCTACAGCAACAGCAGCAGAACTTTGTGAATAACAACGTGAATTTGAACCAGGCCCACCAGCCATACAACACGCTTATACCACGGGTCAAAA GTTTTAGAGACAAAGAGTCCATAGATAGTTACTATAAAGTACTTGAACATTTAGGAGCCGGAGGCTTTGGGACAGTTTACTCCGGCATTAGAAAAAGAGACAGTTTACAG GTTGCTATTAAAGTTATAGCTAAAAAGAAGGTATCTTCCTGGACTAAATTG CCCAGTGGCTCTCAGGTTCCACTAGAGCTCCACCTCTTGCACCGCGTCCAGCATGTGACTGGGGTCATCAAGCTCCTGGACACATTCGAGACTCCGCAAGAGTTTATCATCGTGATGGAGCGCCCTGACAACGTGCAGGACCTCTTCGACTACATCACAGAGCGTGGCCCCTTGAGCGAGCCCGAGGCCCGAGTGTTCTTCCTGCAGATCGTGCAGATGGTCCAGAGCATTGAGAAGTGCGGAGTCCTCCACAGAGACATCAAGGATGAGAACATCCTGGTAGACCTCAAGACCAACCAACTCAAACTCATCGACTTTGGCTCCGGGACCATCCTGAGAGAAACGGATTATGACGACTTTGATG GCACAAGAGTTTACAGCCCACCAGAGTGGATCTCAAACCGCCTCTACAACGGTCGTCATGCCACAGTTTGGTCTCTTGGCATTTTGCTGTTTGACCTGGTCAATGGGGATATCCCCTTTGAACAGGATGAGCAAATCAAGGCAGCGCAGCTTCATTACAAGGCTGCTCTAACACCAG CATGTAAGGATCTCATTCGCAAGTGCCTTTCCATAGACCCTCATCAGCGGCCAACACTAGACCAGATTTTGTCTCATCCATGGATGGCCAAGGTGCCAGCAGCCATTCCCATCCCTGAGAATCGTAAAAGGACAACAGCCTCTGGCAAGGTTGTGGATGTGGCATTGCTCAGTAGCAACGAGTCTTTGTGA